The Castanea sativa cultivar Marrone di Chiusa Pesio chromosome 4, ASM4071231v1 sequence AGGCTGTTTTAAGAATTTTCAACTGCTTCtgcttctgcttcttcttcttcctcttcctcccaGCTTTGAAtccccaaaacaaaaatcattgtttGTGATTCtgatatttgatatttgatatcTGATATTTGGGTTGGTATATTTATCTCtgtctatctctatctctatctcatttGCTCCATTTCCTTTCATATGTATATCTCTCTactaattttgttttctatttaggtcatcttcattcattcattcattcattcatacATACTTAAAAAAGAGTAGTATGCCGACCAGTGTTACTTGTACTATTTTCACTTCCCAACATAGATTCAGGCCAATCGCTTTCGAACCCTAGCCCTAGACCTAGACCTACCAACACATCTCGAATTCggtctttcaattaatttgaatCTGATTCTTTCGGACATGGAGAATGGCTACGATGACGTTAAATTGGCCGATAAATTCTCCGGCTTGGCCGTCACCGCCACCAACATCGTCGATAATGATCATGATCATGATCGCAACAACAACGACAATTTGTATCAGGTAATAAAAGCCGTGGAAGCCGCCGAAGCTACCATCAAACAACAGGTTGAAGAGAACACTCGTTTGCGGAACGAGCTCCAAAACAAAATTCTTGAGCTCGACAGATAcgtatgtttttgtttttttaaaattctttgaaCTCTACTCTCTGAAAGATAGCACTACGTTACACTACGATTTGACTGATTGCAGCAGAGGGTAGATGAATCAATGGCTCAAAGACATACATGGAATGGGCGGGGTCATGAATCTGCTCCCGACGATAGGTTTAggaacatgaacatgaacatgaacaatGCTTCGATTGCTCCATCGGGTCCAATTATTCTCCATCAAGATTTAAAGCCCAACACTGAGGCTGCTGCTACTATGCAGAGTCACGCAGAAAGCAACACCGAGACCAGCACCAGCACCAGCACCAGCAGGCCTCCTCCAGATAATGCCTTCTTCTCTTTGCCATCTACACTACCTTTCTCTCCTGGCAGGTATaatcttcatttccatttcCAATTTTAACTCAAATGCTTAGTTgcattaatatatttatcttcCAAAGATATCTTGTAAAAgatcaaaacaagaaagaatTTGATGAAACAAATCTAGAGTATagttcactcttttttttgtctataaaataTGTCACTCGGTATTATTAATTAGAATTCGCCAATGTTGTGTGTTTGTCTTAGGTATCAAATGGAAGAACATGATGCGCGGTTCAATTTAACTGGACAAGGGCTGATGCCGATAACTGAAGTTAACAATAGTAGCAATCTCTGGAAGCAGGTATAATTCATATAGTTCTAGAAGAAttggttttcttcttttaagGTAAATATTTAATGGACCAgatgtatttgtgtaggatcTTGCTGTCAAGATTCGGGAACAAGAAGAGGAGATTATGCAATTACGGAAGCATCTTGCAGATTATTCTGTTAAGGTAAAAACGGCAAgcgtatatttcttcttctttattgttTTCACTTATATGCTAATTGAAGTGACTAATATTAAATATGTTATGATAGGAAGCGCAAATACGCAATGAAAAATATGTTCTGGAAAAGCGCATTGCTTATATGCGTCTGGTAGGcagtatatatgtatatatatatattttttaattacaaatctTATTACCTTCCTTTCCCCTTATTTCAGTTTGGGGTTTGATGTAAAGTTTTTTGGTTGTCTTGATACTAGGCCTTTGATCAGCAGCAACAAGACCTTGTGGATGCTGCATCAAAAGCTCTCTCATACAGACAAGACATAATTGAGGAAAATATACGTCTCACTTATGCATTGCAGGTAGTTTTATGattctcttttcttattttctcatACCTGGTGGAtattgattttgtgtttgtatatTCAGCTATATTGTCAACAAAACCATCTGTTATTTTAATTAttccatcccccccccccccccacccaaaaaaaaaccttcagtAGATCGGTTTTCTCAAATAGTTGTGTAAATTTGATGCTACAAATGGTGTTAGGTTGTTAGTCATATTTCctgattttttataatttaacctAAGTATTATGGTTCTATTTTATATCTGTTAGGATGCACAGCAAGAAAGATCAACATTTATTTCGTCTCTGCTGCCTCTTCTATCGGAGTACTCTCTGCAGCCACCAGTTCCTGATGCCCAGTCTATTGTTAGCAATGTCAAGGTCaagtttaaataatttttatgtgttGTCATTTCTGATATAGACATTACTTCTGTCGTATTATAAATATCTTTGAAGTAGACCATAGTATAAGTACTGAACATTCATAAGCTTTCACTACTCGTACCTTTAGCTggcaaatgaattattattacGCATTCATTTACTCCAGATATAcaaattgaagattttttttatgttcttgtAATTGTGTACCATTTATAATCTTTCTTTGTACAACTCTTTAGGAGAGTTCTGTTTATACACCCTGTTTACTTAAATTTCCTCCTATTCCAAAAAAAAGCATTATAGGTAAGGAGTTCCATTTATAATCTATCTTGTTAGCGAGATAATGAAAACCATTGTCATTAGCAGGGTAATTTCTCATacagcctctctctctctctcttcctccaacCTCCTTAagaagggaagaaagaaaagaaagggaattCTGAGATTAGTTGGATTTCTTCTGTGTCCTTTCACTTGCTTGAGAGAGATTATGGGTAGCATCCGCATCTCATTTACTTAATGTTGTCTCTCTTGTAACTTCCACTTGTGTTAACTTCTATGCTGAGATTTCTTTTGGGCGACGGTATAAAACCTTGACAATTTGTATGATATTGTAGATTggctttttcttatttttcaaattaagtAGTCCAACATTGTTCTGGCATTGAAGGGAACAATGAAATCATGTGGAGTGAAAGGGTGGACAGTTATAGCTTGGGTCAATAGATTTGAaggcctttttatttttttatttttaatatcaattCAAGGGGTAGTAAGTTTGAATTACTTGCTTCAAGCTCAGATTATACTGGCTTGGTGGCTGAGCATTACTTGCTGAAAGTTAATATTTTAAGGAGATGACTGAGGATTTTATGAGAAACTTTACATTGCTtatcacagagagagagagagagagagagagagagagagagagagagagagacctgagaTTGTCAGTAATCATTTCATAAAAAAACCTGAACCATTAGATTCTATCTAGATATaaatagtgacaaatttatggCTATGCTCAGCCTTGATTTTAATTATGCAGCTATAGTCGTGGTCAACTAACTTCATTCCTTGTACATTTATGTAATATTGCATGCTAGCATGTTCCTCTCAAAGGAGACATGCATTTCAAGAGGGCCACTAAAATATTTACATGTTGGCCATTGGGCCATATTAGATGTGCCTTACTTCAAGGCATACTCTAAGCtcgctttaaaaaaaaatatttctcttgTATGTAAGTTTTAGTATTCTCTCTAGCctatattattttcaatataGGGAATGCCGGCATGATGCTTAGACTGTTCCAAAGCACACCCCCTCCCCTCAAAATTTGGCTTTctgtttagtttatttggtggaTGGTGGTAAAGGGGATGGAGCACTGTATTTTTCATTTGTTGATGTTATGTATATCTGAAATTATCCTTGCTTCTAGAGGGGTCTCCCctcccttctctttctctctaaaaaaaagaaaaaaaagagctcTCATGGAggataatttttcatatttttaaaatttggctTGTTCTAAAGAAATCCTGAtggaaattattaaaatttctaaaaaaagttTCTGCTTTATTGCAGGTCTTGTTCAAACATTTGCAGGAGAAGCTCCTTCTTACTGAGGTATGTTCTCTATATTTGAGATTCTTTATGGCTAATCTTCCGGTTCGAGTTTTGAATTGTTGCATCTGGCTTTGATCCTTAATTGATCAGTAAACTTAAACTTTGTGATGTTAGCTTAAGATATCTTGGATTTGGGTGTTTGCCAAGGAATTGGAAGTTTGAGGTTAGGTCTTACTTCTGGGCCTTGAGGGGGATGCTTTGATATCAGTTTTATCTTGGAGAAGCATTTGGCAAGCTGAAGTCCCCAGcaaaagtgttttttatttctgggttgtgggggtgggggggtgtTGGTTGGACAGCGGCTCAGATGATAACCCTAATGGTGGATAATTTTGGAGAATGTAACAAAATTGTAGCTAATTCTTGCTGTGTGCAAATTAAGGAGACTGGACTTTGTCATTGCGCTATTGTGCAGGAATTGTGGTTACCAGTCTTCTCTTTGTTTGGGATTTTGGATGATACCTAGGTTAGTTGTGGCATTTTTGACTTGCTGGAAAGGTTCCTTCAGTAGATACCAAAATAAAGTGATAGGATAAAGTTTTCCTCCAAACCGGTGCAAAGGAATCTCCTCCAACCCATTATGTGTCTATTCATAAAACCATCCACATGTATTAAAtcacatgactcattaaattatttaaacagGTCACATGACTTATAAATAGGTTATGTGACTAAAAGTACACATAAATGTTTGTTGGAATTACCTTGTAGTGGGATGGAcaaattttcctccaaattggTTTGGAGGTAAACCTTGTCCAAAATGATATCAAATGCTGACCCCTTACTTCTTATATGGTGCATGGAGAGGAAGAAACCTGAGGACATTTGAAGGCACAAAGTATTCAGTTATTGATTTAGTTGAAGACTATTTTTCAAAGTCTCTCCTTAATTGGGCGACAATAATTGATCTTACTTCTGTAGTTTCTTTACTTGagcattatttgttttttctttttccaaagtTGATTATCTTGAccatgttcatttttttttttttggtcatagTCAAAGCTAAAGGAGTCTCAATATCAATTAACACCTTGGCGTTCAGATGTGAACCACCCGAATTTTGCTCCACAATCACCAGCCCACACCATTGGTGCACCGTTGATGACTTCAGTATGCTCATATGCCTTCTTGTTATTCCTCTACAcgtctctctccctctctctctccctctgtcGCTTTTTCTAATTATATAAATTCTCTGGATCAGAACAAAAATGAACTTGAACTGGTCCCTCAACCAACACATTCCCATGGAAAGATACCAATTTCTACTTCTGATGCTCAGACGGTCAGAGATTGGGATCCATTGAGTCACCATCATAGTGGTTTGGGTGGTGTTGCGGTACAAAATCTGGAACCCGAGGACTTGGGGAGGTATTCACCTCTTGCAAGCAGGTGAGCCTGGTCAAATGGAGACTGCTACTGTGAACTGAATGTACAAATTACAACCATCTGCATTTGTTGGTGGGTTCTGTTCTCAATGAATTTTTATGTTGAATGGTCAtgtatgtgtgattgttgtcaAAAATGTGTGTTAATGAGAGCAAGTTGTGAATGCTCTGTACGAAATCAAATATCTACATATTCTTGTTGATTAATTGACACCTTGTTTATTAGGGCAGCCAGTTTGACTCCACTACCATTCCCTCTGTTGTTACCTTTATTCTCAAGTTAAAAATTTGATGCAATACTTATAAAAGATTCTGAAACTAATATgatcttttaatattttttattt is a genomic window containing:
- the LOC142631236 gene encoding uncharacterized protein LOC142631236 isoform X1 is translated as MENGYDDVKLADKFSGLAVTATNIVDNDHDHDRNNNDNLYQVIKAVEAAEATIKQQVEENTRLRNELQNKILELDRYQRVDESMAQRHTWNGRGHESAPDDRFRNMNMNMNNASIAPSGPIILHQDLKPNTEAAATMQSHAESNTETSTSTSTSRPPPDNAFFSLPSTLPFSPGRYQMEEHDARFNLTGQGLMPITEVNNSSNLWKQDLAVKIREQEEEIMQLRKHLADYSVKEAQIRNEKYVLEKRIAYMRLAFDQQQQDLVDAASKALSYRQDIIEENIRLTYALQDAQQERSTFISSLLPLLSEYSLQPPVPDAQSIVSNVKVLFKHLQEKLLLTESKLKESQYQLTPWRSDVNHPNFAPQSPAHTIGAPLMTSNKNELELVPQPTHSHGKIPISTSDAQTVRDWDPLSHHHSGLGGVAVQNLEPEDLGRYSPLASRIPAAHGIPGQLAVTQSEVHPARYGEEITSKQVTFREPVSNSEMDDPESEANQNERESSANWSSGNSPYTTTIDDPGSSYSPYLTPVLEEPSSSFSEAADDDPLPAIEGLQISGEAVPGRELQACGYSINGTTSCNFEWVRHMEDGSVNYIDGAKQPNYLVTADDVETYLAIEVQPLDNRKRKGELVKVFANDNKRITCDPEMQNHIEKTLYSGHASYRVSYSTGYLDIWEPATLSIKREGYNIKCSGPSGVVASEKFSPSTNVTIPYGPNPEFLIIGSGGVEHLLRADSNSTDVSSSRDTIVLTLRLFIRRAGEKRKGKKRGIFFNK
- the LOC142631236 gene encoding uncharacterized protein LOC142631236 isoform X3; the encoded protein is MENGYDDVKLADKFSGLAVTATNIVDNDHDHDRNNNDNLYQVIKAVEAAEATIKQQVEENTRLRNELQNKILELDRYQRVDESMAQRHTWNGRGHESAPDDRFRNMNMNMNNASIAPSGPIILHQDLKPNTEAAATMQSHAESNTETSTSTSTSRPPPDNAFFSLPSTLPFSPGRYQMEEHDARFNLTGQGLMPITEVNNSSNLWKQDLAVKIREQEEEIMQLRKHLADYSVKEAQIRNEKYVLEKRIAYMRLAFDQQQQDLVDAASKALSYRQDIIEENIRLTYALQDAQQERSTFISSLLPLLSEYSLQPPVPDAQSIVSNVKVLFKHLQEKLLLTESKLKESQYQLTPWRSDVNHPNFAPQSPAHTIGAPLMTSNKNELELVPQPTHSHGKIPISTSDAQTVRDWDPLSHHHSGLGGVAVQNLEPEDLGRYSPLASRIPAAHGIPGQLAVTQSEVHPARYGEEITSKQVTFREPVSNSEMDDPESEANQNERESSANWSSGNSPYTTTIDDPGSSYSPYLTPVLEEPSSSFSEDDDPLPAIEGLQISGEAVPGRELQACGYSINGTTSCNFEWVRHMEDGSVNYIDGAKQPNYLVTADDVETYLAIEVQPLDNRKRKGELVKVFANDNKRITCDPEMQNHIEKTLYSGHASYRVSYSTGYLDIWEPATLSIKREGYNIKCSGPSGVVASEKFSPSTNVTIPYGPNPEFLIIGSGGVEHLLRADSNSTDVSSSRDTIVLTLRLFIRRAGEKRKGKKRGIFFNK
- the LOC142631236 gene encoding uncharacterized protein LOC142631236 isoform X2, giving the protein MENGYDDVKLADKFSGLAVTATNIVDNDHDHDRNNNDNLYQVIKAVEAAEATIKQQVEENTRLRNELQNKILELDRYRVDESMAQRHTWNGRGHESAPDDRFRNMNMNMNNASIAPSGPIILHQDLKPNTEAAATMQSHAESNTETSTSTSTSRPPPDNAFFSLPSTLPFSPGRYQMEEHDARFNLTGQGLMPITEVNNSSNLWKQDLAVKIREQEEEIMQLRKHLADYSVKEAQIRNEKYVLEKRIAYMRLAFDQQQQDLVDAASKALSYRQDIIEENIRLTYALQDAQQERSTFISSLLPLLSEYSLQPPVPDAQSIVSNVKVLFKHLQEKLLLTESKLKESQYQLTPWRSDVNHPNFAPQSPAHTIGAPLMTSNKNELELVPQPTHSHGKIPISTSDAQTVRDWDPLSHHHSGLGGVAVQNLEPEDLGRYSPLASRIPAAHGIPGQLAVTQSEVHPARYGEEITSKQVTFREPVSNSEMDDPESEANQNERESSANWSSGNSPYTTTIDDPGSSYSPYLTPVLEEPSSSFSEAADDDPLPAIEGLQISGEAVPGRELQACGYSINGTTSCNFEWVRHMEDGSVNYIDGAKQPNYLVTADDVETYLAIEVQPLDNRKRKGELVKVFANDNKRITCDPEMQNHIEKTLYSGHASYRVSYSTGYLDIWEPATLSIKREGYNIKCSGPSGVVASEKFSPSTNVTIPYGPNPEFLIIGSGGVEHLLRADSNSTDVSSSRDTIVLTLRLFIRRAGEKRKGKKRGIFFNK